The genomic segment tgttagtagtagtaatagtagtgttGGTAGTGGTAataatagtggtagtagtggtgttagaagtagtaatagtagtggtgttagtagtagtaatagtagtggtggtagtggtaataatagtggtagtagtagtagtaatagtagtggtgttggtagtaataatagtagtggtaatagtagtggtaatagtgGTGTAATTAGTAGTAATAGcagtggtgttagtagtagtaatagtagtgtaagtagtaataatagtagtggTGTTAGcagtgttagtagtagtaatagtagtggtgttagaagtggtgttagtagtagttaTAGTAGTCATACAAGAGGTGTTAGCAGTAGTAATATCAGTGGtgttagtagtggtagtagtggtgttagtagtagaagtaatattagtggtgttagtagtagtaacagtagtCATACTAGAGGTGTTAGCAGTAGTAATATCAGTGGtgttagtagtggtagtagtggtgttagtagtagttatagtagtggtagtacatgtagtagtagtatttgtAGTAGCCTGGTCTTGCTAAGAACTCTCAGGGTGTCTGCTGTGGTTAATGCAAGTCTGGCTTACCGCCTGAAGTTCAGCCCCATTGCAGGACTTAGCATTGAGGATCTTCTTGAACTCCCTCTGATTGGACATAATTGTTTTGTTCCCGCCTCTTTTTCTGGGCGGGCTCTTCTTCCTCGACCGCAGGCTGTTCACCTGTATGCAGGTAGAGTAAAGGGGATAAGTATGGATGCTGCTTCTGGGTCtatgtgtgttggggtgtgtccGTGTGATTGGTGTGTACCATTAGGTGAGGACAGATTCTTCTGCACCCTGACGGTGATGGCCGAACTgttgctcctcttcctcttcacagaGTTGGGGTCTTCCCTGGTCAGCCCTGACCCCTTCATTCTCAGCTTCTTCAGAGCAGCCAACTAAAAAGGGAGGGACAGCTTAACCTTTAACCTCCACCCTCTCGACAACGCCACATTATAGAAGTGTGAAGTGCAACACTGATAGGATAACCGTCACCTACTTTGGCGGCTGATAGGCTTAGTGCTGCTGAGGGTGGGGGAGGAGTTTCGTCAAAAAACAATATATCCTCCCCCTCGTTGAAGCCCCTCCCCAGTGTGGGGGTGTTGGGGGAAGGGGGGCTCTGGGTGGCCCTGGGGACCACTGAGGCGGCTTTCAGGGACAGTAGAGCCCCCCGGGCTGGAGGACGGGCCCTGGGCACCCCCAACCTAGCTGAGTTCTGGAGTACTCTGGGCCAGATTTCCTCCGCTCTCCGCCGACGGTTCTCCAATAGCTGCTTCTGCTGTTTCAGGAGGTCCGAGGCCGAGATAGACTGGACCCCTGCAGCAGACGAGTCTTTGGAACAcgggggagtgagggagggagggaagacgAGGTGGAAGACgggtgggagaaagagagacagaggataaattaagagagaaaaaggtacagtgtgaTGACTTTCCATCTCGTTCAGACAGGCAGTTTGAGTTGTGCCCATGTCAGAGGCACAGGACAGCTGGAACAACCAGAACATCCCGGTCCCAAAAGGGTGAGAAACACTGACACCCAATATAGACTTCCAGAGCCGTAAATTGGTATCTCCCACACCGTAGGACGGTCACAGTCGGTCAGCAACTACGGTCAACACGGTCCCAAACGACCTGTTGGTATTGGAGTCGTGGGAACTAGCGGATCCCAAACCTCAGTTCACCTCTCCCAAGTTTAATCTCTAGATTTCTGAGTGCACGAGGAAACTGCCTGATGCCACCAACGCAAATTCAGTTTTTTCGTTTTGAATAAAGACTTAAAACCGCTTGATGGTCCAAGAATAAAAATTTACCTCTTTGCCATTGAAGGTGATATTCATGAACTTTTTAAATCACATTCCAGTGGGTCTGTTCTGTCTTTAGGGTCTTTCTGCTGAGTGTTTGACATTGTCACACCCACCCGGTCATTCCTGGATCTGTGTAAACCAGTGACTTAGTGAAGCTGTTAGCTACTTGAGGGTTTGGTGAGGTGTTTCTTCAGCTGAAGGGATCCAGGGGTCGGCAAGGAAAGCAGGTCCTTGAAGTCGTCTGAGCAGCCAGTCACATTGTCAGACACCGAGGCTGAAACATTAAAGAACACATTAATAGAGGAAGAGCAGTGGTGTTAACCCTCGTCATCCTCACCAAGACATCCTCCTCCCCCAGTCTTACCCAGACTCCTGGCCTGGCTGGCCAGCTGGTTGGCCCCCTTCACAAACAGGTTCCCCAGGGTGGTCTGGGTGGGCTTCTTGGAGCCAGATGAAGACCTAGACATGAGAGGAGGAGAATGTAAGTTACCAAAACCCAGACAGCGTCACAcaactaatacacacacagaggtttataaatcaacacacagtatacacaaacacagacacacacactcacagtgcGGCAGTACAGACTGGTGAGGAGAGGCCACCACAGTGCAAACCTGTCTGACAGAGTCATCCATTCAGGCTGTTGGTCTTCCCTTTGAGCTTCCTTGTGACCTTCCCAGAGGAAGATGACTGCAGCTCGTCATGCTGGGAACTCAATTTTCTTATACTGGTCCTTGACATGGTACTGGGAGTACTGGCACTCTTActgcagagagggaaagagagggagagggttagtgggtaagagagaaagagggtgagggttagtgggtgagagagagggggacaattacattgtaattaaGAATGGTTGTCAGATTCACTAGGCTGTCATTGTTACAATGGTGGTAGTAGAGGTGATGGTAGTAGAAaaagtagtggtagtagtggtgttagtaatagtaatagtagtggtgttagtagtagtaatagtagtggtgttagtagtaataatagtagtggTATACATAGTaatggtagtggtagtagtatttgtagtagtaatagtagtggaagtagtggtgttagtagtagtagtagtgatagtagtagtaacagtagtaATACTCGTGGTGTTAGCATaagtaatagtagtggtagtagtggtgaaAGTAGTGGAAGTAATAgtagtggttgtagtggtgTTAATAATAGTAATGGAAGTGGTAGTAGGGGTATTAGTAATAGTAATGCTGTTAGAAGTAATAATTGTAGTGGTGTAAGTAGTACTAATAGTAGTGGTGTAAGTAGCAGTAATAGCAGTGGTAGTAGTTGTGaaagtagtagtaatagtagtggtagtagtggtttTAGTAGTAGAAGGAATAttagtggtgttagtagtagtaacagtagtCATACTAGAGGTGTTAGCAGTAGTAATATCAGTGGtgttagtagtggtagtagtggtgttagtagtagttatagtagtggtagtacatgtagtagtagtatttgtAGTAGCCTGGTCTTGCTAAGAACTCTCAGGGTGTCTGCTGTGGTTAATGCAAGTCTGGCTTACCGCCTGAAGTTCAGCCCCATTGCAGGACTTAGCATTGAGGATCTTCTTGAACTCCCTCTGATTGGACATAATTGTTTTGTTCCCGCCTCTTTTTCTGGGCAGGCTCTTCTTCCTCGACCGCAGGCTGTTCACCTGTATGCAGGTAGAGTAAAGGGGATAAGTATGGATGCTGCTTCTGGGTCtatgtgtgttggggtgtgtccGTGTGATTGGTGTGTACCATTAGGTGAGGACAGATTCTTCTGCACCCTGACGGTGATGGCCGAACTgttgctcctcttcctcttcacagaGTTGGGGTCTTCCCTGGTCAGCCCTGACCCCTTCATTCTCAGCTTCTTCAGAGCAGCCAACTAAAAAGGGAGGGACAGCTTAACCTTTAACCTCCACCCTCTCGACAACGCCACATTATAGAAGTGTGAAGTGCAACACTGATAGGATAACCGTCACCTACTTTGGCGGCTGATAGGCTTAGTGCTGCTGAGGGTGGGGGAGGAGTATCGTCAAAAAACAAGATATCCTCCCCCTCGTTGAAGCCCCTCCCCAGTGTGGGGGTGTTGGGGGAAGCGGGGCCCTGGGGACCACTGAGGCGGCTTTCAGGGACAGTAGGGCCCCCTGGGCTGGAGGACGGGCCCCGGGGACCCCCGCCCTAGCTGAGTTCTGGAGTACTCTGGGCCAGATTTCCTCCATTCTCCGCCAACGGTTCTCCAGTAGCTGCTTCTGCTGTTTCAGGAGGTCTGAGGTCGAGATAGACTAGACCCCTGCAGCAGACGAGTCTATGGAACAcgggggagtgagggagggagggaagatgAGGTGGAAGACgggtgggagaaagagagacagaggataaattaagagagaaaaaggtacagtgtgaTGACTTTCCATCTCGTTCAGACAGGCAGTTTGAGTTGTGCCCATGTCAGAGGCACAGGACAGCTGGAACAACCAGAACATCCCGGTCCCAAAAGGGTGAGAAACACTGACACCCCAGAacattctgtttgtttgtctcgAATAAAGACTTAAAACCGCTTGTTGGTTTATAAACcaacacacagtgtacacaaacacacacactcacagtgcGGCACTGCAGGTTGGTGAGGAGAGGCCACCACATGGCAAACCTGTCTGACAGAGTCATCCATTCAGGCTGTTGGTCTTCCCCTTGACCTTCCCTGTGACCTTCCCAGAGAAAGATGACTGCAGTTCGGCATGCTGGGAACTCATCTGCTTCTACTGGGCCTTGACATGGTACTGGCAGTAATGGCACTCATACtgaagagggtgagagacagagagagagagggtgagagagatgaaACAGAAATTAACAGCATTTTGAATTAGAAGTTACATGACAGCGATCAGCCTTTAAGGTGGTTCTGAAGGTAAGTGTGGGTTTCAGAGTGGGTAGAGGCTGTATCGGTTTAAGGTTCTGAATATTAACCAAAACCCACCAGGTTGACAATCTGAGAGCAGGGCTCTCCGTTCTTCTTGGCTGCTTTACATGTGCCAAAGTCCTGAGCTTCCCCCATCAACAACACTTTCTGAGGGTGGTCCACAGACAAGgagacctaaaaatattatttaggtTAGAGAAAGGGACAAAGAGAGATGGTAAGAAGGCCTTGATTGGTGAGAATGACCCACACCAACTGACAAACACTAGTGAAAGCAGACAGAGGCCCCTCACCCCATCATATCCATCTTTAGGCTTCATGGGGTTGGGGTTTGGGATTCCCATCACGGTACCAGGCTCAGTCGTCCAGTGCTCCTTATGCACTTCACCAAACAGGAAGAGAGATACATATACTTCCAGGTCATGGAGGTCAGACAGCTTTCAGATGCTGAACGTCTTACCCTAAGGGAGAATCTCAACTTATATCAACACACATCAGGTAGGCTTCCTTAGGGGGGAAaacagtttgcatacccttggagaattggtaatatatgtaccatttacaaagaaaataagaGTGACAactcaaaacacatgtcttttaaaGGTGTTGTCGGGATATTTTGTGCATTCACgagagagctaacaaactcattgactatttatgcctagacactaattgcaatttaaaaagccaaaggtatgggaaattcaactttaattgcaatttccaccagtgtgtgtcacatatattcaaaatcaatgccaacatttcagaATTTCTGCCAGTAtacgcaaacttatgagcacaactgtatatatatatattgtttttaaggATAACTGAATGGACAACAAAAAGTAAATATGGCTACATTTGTAGTGGGCTTTAGTAGTTTCAGGTTAAGGTTAAAGAGTTTGTGCTGGGATGGAAGGGGGTTCACCTGTCAGAGGGCGGCTAGGTCAGCGGCGGTCTTGCTCTGGGAAGCAGGTGAGGAACATCCAGTATCGTTGGTCTTCCCGCTGCTGGCAACTGGCAGGAATGATCTGGGAGTCCAAATCTCTCTGGGGCGCCTGTAGAGCTGCAGGCTTTGACCTGGTGAGCTGTTCTTTGACCTTTGTCTTTGAACAGATCGGCGCTGCTCAGCTGGGCGGTGAAGTTGGAAGATGACTGTAGCTTGGCCAGGCCACACGTGTCTTGGCCAGCCGAAGGCTTTCCCACTGTGGAAAACAACAGTCGAAGTGACAGCCTTAAACATCTCTCTTTGACCTGAtagacatgcatacatacacacttctTACATGCCATTAGGACTGACACCAGTCAACTGCTCATTGTTTGGTGATGTAAAGAAAACTCCCTCGGTCTTAAACACCCAACAAAAAGAGTTGATTTGAATACAGCTTAGAATGACATTGATTAGACATACTAGATACACCCACAATTATTGAACACATTTCGTTGTCTGCTGAGTGATCACTTGTCTGATCTTTCTGTGTCATCCCAATGTGTACATAGCCTACTGCACTGCATTTAACTATTATTGCaattattaacattttgtgACATTTAGCTTAACAGGTAGCATGAATAAACCTTGTTGGTTATCAAATGGATCTAAAAGACTGGAaatactgttttattacataaaatatGTGCATATACATGTCAGAAAGTAGCTCTAGTTCAATTTAGGGGAAGTTGTATGAAGATGTGTTGTTTTTCATCTATGACATTGAAGAGTTATGCGACAGCAAATAACAAAAAGCAGTGAATATAACAGAAAAGTGAGAGTTCAACCTTTTGGACGCTCCACATGGCTCCTCCCATCCCTCATAAATTGACTGGAATAATTATTTGCAGAGCAATCTCAGGAAATGAAGGTAGGGAAAGCAGCATTGAGCGGTCATGTCTTCCTTTTTGTCGGCAGTGTGGCCCTTCTTCCTCTTGAAGGAGCACTGAAAACGTTTCCAGGGGGACTTGTTGGCCTGTTTGTCCTCAATATCCCAGGACAACTCATCCATCAACTCCTGGATAGTCTCCTCAGGGATGCTGGCGAGGGCCTGTTTTGAGGCATTCAAAGCTCTTGATTGGGCCCAGATCTTTCCAGGGCCTTTTCTCTCCATGCCCACTTCCTGGGCTGGACGGGGGAGTACTGTGTTAAGGCGGAGGCATCCTGGCCCATCGCTGAGGGTCACCCAAGGGTTACTGGCCGCTGGGAGATCCACGACGGGGCTCTCCGGAGATGGGAGCACATCCACCTTGTTGTGCCTCTTTTTATTGATGTAGGTTTTCAGCCTTTGGAAGAGGGACTTCTTAGCATCCCCTGCCAGCTCATGATTCAGCTTTTGGAGAGATTCCACCTCTTGTATGGTCTcctcgaggaggcgggcgagagCCTGTTCTGAGGACCTACCGGAGGACATGTCTGATCGGGCCGACCCGGTCCGGGGATAATCAGACTGGATTCTCCACACCTCTAGGGATGGTACCCTCCTGTAGCGGGTAACTGGACGGTCAGACCTTGGTTGAGCACTGAAGGCCCAGGAGTGATCAGGGCTGGTACCGGCTCCTTGGCTGGTCAGGCTGCCGTCTGAGGCCATCAAAGTGGGTGTGGGGGCAGGCGGGCAGATCATGTTCCGGCCCCTGGAGGTTGAGGGCCGGGCTGATCGGCAACGTCCGTGCATTATCTCAGTTAAATAACAAGCTGGTTCGCAAGAAAAGCATTGGCTGTATGGTTGAGTGATAGAAATGATAGACAAGACAGTTGTTCAGCCTTTTAGCAGTCCAGCCCATTATGATGCAATAATCCATTTTAGAACCCCCTGATTAGGTCTAGTCCCACACCCCACCAGGACCAAAAACATGCTTCTTTCactgttttaaaacatgtaCCAAGCTTGAAATTTcatcattttaggggcaaggccatttggccttcggtGTCATAAAAAAAATGGAGGGCGCAGAGGCCACATcccagggcacaaaggccattgagtgaaatagcAACTGTAGGAGGATTTGCAGCTTACAAATAATCAgcttgaattgctgataagaaaaaagcatgcatgacataaaaacatacatcattcactttttttttaataataactcGTAACTTCTAACTCATTGTGTTTCATTTGACATGTTTTAGTTGAGAGCATTTACATGATGACAACATTTAACTAACATTAAGGCTAGCTAGCCCgaaggctaacattacctcagttacacaaaagtaaaccgcgaagtatcctttaacatcacaatcacctgcgctTATGAGCACGCccttaataaacaaatgtagtgtCTTATTTGTGTGTTAAGAAAGTAATATTCGTTTTTAAAATGTCACTACAAACCTTGTCACGTCTAGTGATATCAAACGTAACGTTAGTTCTCAGAGCTTTCAAAAAGcattcaggtgtattctcccgCACGAGGTCGGAATTCATCTGATAACGAGTTTCAGCCCTCTGATAGCAACGAAGATGTAGTGTAAGTAACTCCATTCCTAACGCTTCAGCAATATGCTGCTATCTAAGTAGAAATATCGGCGTCATCAATATGATAAGCTAAGTTATTCTGTCAAAAAGTTAGCATTAGCGCTAGTCCAGCCATATTATTTCTTGAAATGGAGGTGTCAGCTAGAAATCATATTCTCCATCTTTCAATATGGTTAACCTTGGAGCAGTATGCCTACCTTTATAGTTAGCTAGCAAGCCTAAGATTAATTAGCatcacattagcctttctacaAAAAACTACTTGTTCTTTATTATCTGAttatacaaattaaatacattcatAAGGGAAGATTGATTAAATATGTATTGTTCCATTACAGTCAGGCCAGTGATCATGGCCCACTAAATGAAGGGAATGGTCCACTACTTGAAGAGCAGGGTCCATTATACGAAGAGCAGGTGGATGGGGGAAATTGAAAGAGGACATCCAATCCATCCTCATggaagaaaatgaaatgtaGGAAACTGTACCAGGAGGgtaaaaaacacatacattctACGTCAAAGAGTTCGAGTTTGCAAGCCATTCTACTTAGGTACACTTGCTATCAGCCAAAAGTCTGTGTATAATgtacacatgacaaaacagAAGGTAACCGGCACGCCACGATCTGATGGAAGGGGGAAACATGCCAAAAATAAGATGGATGAAGTCAAGACAAAGAAAGTTCAGTCTCATATTAATTCCTTCCCTGTAGTGGAATCCCATTACTGCCATGCTAAAACTCAGAGACATTACCTTAACTCAATACTAAATGTGGCTAAGATGTATGACCTATACACAGCTCAATGTATTGAGGATGGGGATACACCTGTTATAGCATCATTCTATAGGTATATATTCAATACAAAGTTCAATCTTAGTTTCCATGTCCCTAAGTCAGACAGGTGTGACACATGTGAGGCCTATGGAGCAGCTGCCAAACAAGGCTTAGTAAGTCAGGAGCATGAGAAAGCTCACCAGAAGCATATGCTTGAAAAAACTGCAATGCGTGATGAGcgcaaaagagacagagatgacaaAGAACAGATTACTCTTTCTTTTGATTTGGAGAATGTTATTTCATGTCCACGTGCAGAAATCTGTTATTTCTTCTATAAAAGAAAGCTGAATATACACAACCTTACAGCTCACTGCTCAGTTACCAGAAAAGGGTACTGTGCTGTGTGGACAGAGACCCTGTCAGGAAGAGGTGGAAATGACATTGCAAGTGCCCCGGTAAAGATATTGGAGAGGGTGGTGAAAGACCACCCAGAAGCAAAAGAAATGGTAACATGGAGTGACAGTTGTGTGCCACAAAACTGCAACTCAATTATGTCCTTTACAGTGGCAGACTTTCTGACCAAAAACACAAACTTGAAAAAGGTTACCATGAAATTCTCAACTCCAGGCCATTCAGCTGTCCAAGAAGTGGACAATATGCACAGCAACATTGAAAAAGCAATGGCACTGCTGAATTATTTCACCTATATCTTTCATCCGCATCCTTCTCAAAGCAAACCGAAAGCACCCATACACTGTCATtcaaatgagagagacagattttAAAGATTTCCAACCTTGCTTGAAAAACTTTCAGTACAAACAGATCCCGTTTGCTCAAATGGCCCAACTTGTCCTCACCCAATGCCCATTCAGCCTGCATTACTCCACCACTCATGGGAAGCCGCCTGTTCCAGTCGATATCAGGGGTCCAAAAGCACAAACAAGAAGTGTCCACCCAGTCCCAAACTCCATCCACCTACCCAAACCAAAGGTGGTCTCTAAGAGCTAAACTTTAACAGAGGCCAAACAGAATGATATAAAGTCCATGGTGAAATACAAAAATCAAAGATGCTCAAATATggaatttttttgtttataaaatatttatagtatttaaatgtgttgtgttatgaaatgttttaatataaatatgtttCTGAGTATTTAAATTATCATTTTGATGTTAATATTAAGCAATAAAATTATGAAACATGCTTTAAAACAACAGTTAATGAGATATATCAAATTAAGAGTTGGATAATAATCTAGTATGGAATCATAAATTGTGTTCAAGATTATCAAAATCATAAATCTAAATGAAAGTTTGACAATAAGAATAAACACAAAATCGTAATCCTGTTTATCTCATTTTATTATACactaacctaaaggattattaggaacaccatactaatactgtgtttgaccccctttggccttcagaactgccttaattctacgtgacattgattcaacaaggtgctgaaagcattctttagaaatgttggcccatattgataggatagcatcttgcagttgatggagatttgtgggatgcacatccagggcacgaagctcccgttccaccacatcccaaagatgctctattgggttgagatctggtgactgtggaggccatattagtacagtaaactcattgtcatgttcaagaaaccaatttgaaatgattcaagctttgtgacatggtgcattatcctgctggaagtagccatcagaggatgggtacatggtggtcataaagggatggacatggtcagaaacaatgctcaggtaggccgtggcatttaaacaatgcccaattggcactaaggggcctaaagtgtgccaagaaaacatcccccacaccattacaccaccaccaccagcctgcacagtggtaacaagtcatgatggatccatgttctcattctgtttacaccaaattctgactctaccatctgaatgtctcaacagaaatggagactcatcagaccaggcaacattcttccagtcttcaactgtccaattttggagagctcgtgcaaattgtagcctctttttcctatttgtagtggagatgagtggtacccggtggggtcttctgctgttgagcccatccgcctcaaggttgtgcgtgttgtggcttcacaaatgctttgctgcataccttggttgtaacgagtggttatttcagtcaaagttgctcttctacctgcttgaatcagtcggcccattctcctctgacctctagcatcaacaaggcattttcgcccacaggactgctgcatactggatgtttttcccttttcacaccattctttgtaaaccctagaaatggttgtgcgtgaaaatcccagtaactgagcagattgtgaaatactcagaccggcccgtctggcaccaacaaccatgccacgctcaaaattgcttaaatcacctttatttcccattctgacattgagtttggagttcaggagattgtcttgcccaggaccacacccctgaatgcattgaagcaactcccatgtgattggttgattagataattgcattaatgagaaattgaaatgCTGTATATTGAGATATATACAGCattttactatcaaattacatttctgtaatgtATTTCATGATGTGTTGCGACTCCATTTTGGTAAAATAGTGTTATTCTATCATTTatgtattcaaataaaaatttcAGATTCAGTAGTGTCAGATAGAACCTTATTGCTCAATCTAGATTGCGACATTTCAGAACCATAAGGTTCTATCTGCGATTGCACCCCACTCATAAAACAGATTTACTAATGTCTCAGGATTTTGATCATCTGCACTTTAAGTATCTTTAAAGTGATGGTCTTAATGGGTTAGCTAAgaagtaattatttaaaaaactttCTGAGAGCTGGGATGTGAAAACTTTGATGCTCAATATCTCAGAACTATGCTTTGTGCAGATAGAACCTTCTAGTCCCAAGGTCTCGAGGTAGCATGAATAAACCTTGTTGGTTATCAAATGGATCTAAAAGACTAGGaatactgttttattacataaaatatGTGCATATACATGTCAGAAAGTAGCTTTAGTTcaatttgttgtttttcctcAATGACATTGAAGAGTTATGCGACAGCAAATAACAAAAAGCAGTGAATATAACAGAAAAGTGAGAGTTCAACCTTTTGGATGCTCAACATGGCTCCTCCCATCCCTCATAAATTGACTGGAAGTATTATTTGGAATAATTATTTGCAGAGCAATCTCATGAAATTAAAGTAGGGAAAGCAGCATTGAGTGGtcatctcttcctcttcatcagtAGTGTGACCCTTCATCCTCATCCTCATACTCACTGCAAACGTTTCCAGAGGGAGTTCTTGGCATGTTTGTCCTCAATATCCCAGGACAGCTCATCAATCAACTCCTGGATAGTCTCCTCAGGGATGCTGGCAAGGGCCTGTTTTGAGGCATTCAAGGCTCTTGATTGGGCCCAGATCTTTCCAGGGCCTTTTCTCTCCATGCCCACTTCCTGGGCTGGACGGGGAGTACCGTGATAAGGCGGATGCATCCTGGCCCATCGCTGAGGGACACCCAAGGGTTACTGGCCGCTGGGAGATCCACGACGGGGCTCTCCGGAGATGGGAGCACATCCACCTTGTTGTGCCTCTTTTTGTTGATATAGGTCTTAAGCCTTTGGAAGAGGGACTTCTTAGCCTTCTTGGGTGCAGCATCCCATGCCAGCCCAGAAATAGCTACTGTAGGAGTATTTGGAGCTTGATTTGCTGATTAGAAAAAAgcatgcatgacataaaaacatatatt from the Esox lucius isolate fEsoLuc1 chromosome 23, fEsoLuc1.pri, whole genome shotgun sequence genome contains:
- the LOC114830144 gene encoding LOW QUALITY PROTEIN: protein MCM10 homolog (The sequence of the model RefSeq protein was modified relative to this genomic sequence to represent the inferred CDS: deleted 1 base in 1 codon; substituted 2 bases at 2 genomic stop codons) — its product is MALGKPSAGQDTCGLAKLQSSSNFTAQLSSADLFKDKGQRTAHQLSDLHDLEVYVSLFLFGEVHKEHWTTEPGTVMGIPNPNPMKPKDGYDGVSLSVDHPQKVLLMGEAQDFGTCKAAKKNGEPCSQIVNLYECHYCQYHVKAQXKQMSSQHAELQSSFSGKVTGKVKGKTNSLNGXLCQTGLPCGGLSSPTCSAALPGGPTVPESRLSGPQGPASPNTPTLGRGFNEGEDILFFDDTPPPPSAALSLSAAKLAALKKLRMKGSGLTREDPNSVKRKRSNSSAITVRVQKNLSSPNVIFLWEGHKEAQREDQQPEWMTLSDRSSSGSKKPTQTTLGNLFVKGANQLASQARSLASVSDNVTGCSDDFKDLLSLPTPGSLQLKKHLTKPSSNSSAAGVQSISASDLLKQQKQLLENRRRRAEEIWPRVLQNSARLGVPRARPPARGALLSLKAASVVPRATQSPPSPNTPTLGRGFNEGEDILFFDETPPPPSAALSLSAAKLAALKKLRMKGSGLTREDPNSVKRKRSNSSAITVRVQKNLSSPNGEQPAVEEEEPAQKKRREQNNYVQSEEFKKILNAKSCNGAELQACKYTYFKPADRCVEEKHELCWHDATKRFFKCPCGQRAIALDLLPHKLQEKSGPKIAGELLQPRGEQPMFLNNIK
- the LOC117593799 gene encoding uncharacterized protein LOC117593799 — translated: MHGRCRSARPSTSRGRNMICPPAPTPTLMASDGSLTSQGAGTSPDHSWAFSAQPRSDRPVTRYRRVPSLEVWRIQSDYPRTGSARSDMSSGRSSEQALARLLEETIQEVESLQKLNHELAGDAKKSLFQRLKTYINKKRHNKVDVLPSPESPVVDLPAASNPWVTLSDGPGCLRLNTVLPRPAQEVGMERKGPGKIWAQSRALNASKQALASIPEETIQELMDELSWDIEDKQANKSPWKRFQCSFKRKKGHTADKKEDMTAQCCFPYLHFLRLLCK